The Gavia stellata isolate bGavSte3 unplaced genomic scaffold, bGavSte3.hap2 HAP2_SCAFFOLD_124, whole genome shotgun sequence genomic interval AATCGAGCCCTACCAGGCTCGAACGGGCCGCTGGGAGACCCCCGCGGCTGCGGATCGGGGGTGCGGCGGGGCCGGTTCTTCCCGGGGACCCGGTGGGGCGGTGCGGGCGAGCGCGGGGAGGGAGCGTGGAGCGGAGCGGTCGGTCGGTGCGGGCGGTGGTGGGGCGGCCGTGAGGTGGAGGGCGGTGGGTGTTGGGTGGTGGGGGTGCGGTGGAGGGGACGGGTATCGCTTCTCGGCCTTTTGGCTAAGATCAAGTGTAGTATCTGTTCTTATCAGTTTAATATCTGATACGTCCTCGATGAGAGGACTTTATATTAAACGGATTTTTGGGGCTGGGAGTTGGACGCGGAGCTTGCTCCTTCCGCTCCGCGCATCGTCCCGGTATTGCAGTGCCTCCGGGAACGGTGCACCCCTGCGGGGGACCCTTCACTGGTCAAAGACAGAATGATGAGAGGTTTTGGTGCCTCTTTCCCCGGGGTTGGTTCCGTGCCCGGGGTTCTTCCCCGGGTTCCCCCCACGGCGTGTGCTGCAGTTTCGGGCTCCCCCGGTACATGAGGCGTCCCAACTGCTTCCGCGCCGCTCTCCCCTCCCACACTTCTGCTGCCACTCGCGCGGGAAAGCGGCTGCTTTCGGCAGACAGGACGGTTGTACAACACCTGCCTCGCTGCCGGACACAGTGGGCACGCAGAGCAGTgacccctttcctcctcctcttcttcctcctcctcctcaacagCCGCTCCAGCCCTGGGTGCAACaaccctcctcctgcagccgtGAGCGCTCAAGTACAGGCACAGGCTCCTCTTACTGGAAATCCTCATCTTTAATAACAAAGCTCAGCACCCAAAATGCCCTGATGATGGAACGGGAGCTACGAGGGGGTGGTCGGAGCCACGCAACACCCAGCTCACTGGCAGAGGGTCCTTCAAGCACCGCTGGCTTCGTCACCACGGGCAGGACCAGCGTGGGTGGCAGGGCTAATGACATCCCTGCCTTCTCTCGCATCGTAGGGTGCCTGGAGCATACCCCACACTCCTTACCCAGATCTGggccccccaccacccccgtACCCCCTTTCTTCAGGGCCGTATGGGACGTCCCCTGAAAATGGCTTCCGTCTCGGCACTCCACTCGGGGTCGTTGCGACGCAGCAGCGGGAAAGGGGCCTCCCTCCGCCGCTGGACCAGCAGCCGGGCAGTCAGTAGGCACCAGAGGAACACGTTCACCCAGGCTGATGCCTGCAGGGCCGGGGCAGAGGGACAGGGGTTCAGCTGTGCCTCATGCCTCCACCCTCCCCATGCCCCCGATTTCTTTACCTGGGAAGGGCCCCCCCCCACGGCAAGACAGCAGCCACAGGGACGCCGTACATATGGCTGTAGCAGCGACCGCATGCCTGCGGGTACAGCTGCACCCCTATTCACAACAGCCGCCCCCCTGTGCATGGGCGCTGTCCCTCGCCTgatcccaggacagacagacagactctccctcccttctcccctgcGGGAGCGGggcttcagcttttcatttgcCCTCGCTTGTCCCCCCACTCCTCACCCACCGGCTGGGCCGTGCAGACCCCAGGCAAGGCAGGGGCTTCACCGCactccctgcctcctccagctcacCTGCGCGCTGTAGAGGTTGCTGTAGAAGCGGGTTGGGCTGTAGGACTCCCACGGCTTGTGCTCAGCCTCCTGGCAGCTGTGAGGGACAGGGAAAAGCAGGTGTGAGGTGTGGGGAGAAAGGGGGGGCCCCTGAGAAAGGCCATATCCCCCTGGGGCCAGAGGAGACCCCCCCGGGGAAGGTCGTTGCTACCTGGACAGACTTTTGGTCTGCATGATGGAGGCGCAGAAAGCATCCATCCCCACACGGAGGATGCAGGCCgagatgaggaggaagaagaggatgaTGAAGGCAGCGACCAGGGCGATGCTGAGCCAGGTGCGGTCCCTGCGAGAGAAGGGGAGCAGCGTCAGCGGCACAGGGCTTCAtggggcacccccagccccgctgtcCCCCGGCTCACCACTGGGACTCATCGGTGCAGCAGCTGTAGATGCCGTAGAGGAGTGACGAGAAGCAGTACAGGGCCACCACAACAGAGACGACCGAGACAAAATAGCAGAGCGAGATGTGGCTGAAGGACTTGGGCACCAGCGCGGTCCCGTTCCAGCTCACCGTGCCGTAGAGGATGCACCATCCTCCAAACTCTCCCTGAGAACAGGACGCCATTGCGGGGGGGCTGCTGCTCAGTCACACCCCCCCCAGGCACCCACGGGGAGCCGCGCTCAGCCCGAGCAGGACGGACCGGCGAGGTGAGGtggaaaggcaggaggaggaggaggagaggagcgttggaggaggaaggaagccCAAACCGCCCCAGCTGACTCCTGCGCTCACATGATACGCCAGGGGCTGCGGGACGGGCAGGGGGCTCAgccacccccccccagcatcccgcCTTGCTGCCTGCTTGCGTCCTGGCTCCGCACAGCACCCGGTGACCACAAACGGGGGGGCGCAGGaaggcggggggccggggcacaGCCAGCCAAGGCAGGAGCGGGACGGAGCCCACCCGGGGCAGCGGCGCAGACCCCGAGGGCCACCCGGGACAGCAGGAGGGACATGAGGAGCCCCGGGACAAGGAGTGGGGTGACGCCGCTGTGCCCCCAGCTTGCCGCCCCGCTGGGCAACGTGGCCGGCCCCCACACCCCACCCCGTCCCGTCGCGGTACCTGCGCCACAGTGAGGGCCGAAGCACAGACGATCCCGCAGAGGAAGGCAGCTCCGTGGAGGGCCAGCTCCGCCAGCTGCAGGACCGACACCGCCATCTTCCGTCCCCCTGCTCGGCCCGGCCTCCTCCGCCCCACCCCGCCCGGCAGCACGGGGCCGGGCTCCTCCGTGGCCCCATTGCGGCGGCACTGCCATGCCACCACCACCGCAGCTCAAGGATCCAGCCACTGCCGTCTCACTTTGTCCCGGCCCTGCGTCCCGTCGCGGTTGGTGATCCCACTCAGCCCCGCGGCTCCCACTGCCCCCAGAGCAGCTCCTGTTCCCAGCCTGCTCGGAGCCGGCAATGGTCGTCCACCCACCCACCCGTCCGTCCATCTGTCCGTCCATCGGTGGACATAGGGGAGCACAAGGGGAGGATGCGGCccgggctgcagggctgtgtcCTGCCACGGGAATGCCGTCAGCACcaatggggaggggggggtttCACCAGGACAACCATGACCCACCAACCTGCTCCATCCTTTCTTGGCTCTGCTCGGCAGCGTGAACCTCAGCGGCCGACATCTCCTCGCCTTTGCCCGCGAGGGGATGGACGCCATCCACCTCCTGCCACACCGGCGGCGGGGACGTCGTGCCCTGCCACCCCACGGCAGCTACAAACCCTCTGCACTGAGCAGCGGACAGCTTTTTATTAACCGCCCAACGCACGCTACAGCAACGGGCTGTGGCCGGTGGCACCTCTGTGCAGGTGGCACCCGCAGATCCCCGTGCCGAGGGGCTAGCCAGCCCAGCCCGGCGCTGCCCAGGGCCGATGCCGAGGCCAGGATGGGGGGGCAAGCGCCCAGCACCCGCctcagaggaggaggtggagggagTACTCGGCACGCGGCCAGCGCCGGGCCGGCCGGGTGGTCCGGCCGATCATGGGCAGCTTCTGGGCGTAACGGGAGATATGACCGGGTCCATGGTGCTGGGGGAAGCTGGTCTGAAAGAGGCGGCCCTGGCAGCGCCGGCCAGCTTGGCGACCCGCAATGACGAAACTGAAGCGTGGGGCACCGCGGGGCGCGAAGCGGCATTTCTGGAAGACGTCGCGGGCGCCTGGGCGGTGGCCGGGCTGCCGGGGGGCCCCGCGAGGCCGGGCCAGGCTGGCCGGGCGGTGCAGTGCCGGGCGGCCGGCCGGGGGTTCACCCCGTGGGCTCTCCTCCTCCCGCGGGCTCACTGTGGCACTGGCCGTCAGCTGCGGCATCTTGCGTGCCGCCCCCTCGCCCCCGAAAGCCGGTGGCTCCTTCCGGGTGCCCTCGGGGGTGCCAGGCGGCGGCAGGGCGGCCGGCGGCAGGCCCGTGCCAAAACGGGCGGCCAGGCTGTCGCCAAAGAAGTCGTAGAGCTCGCGGTACATGTCATGCAGGGAGAGGGTGGGTGGCACGGGGGCTGACGCCGAAGTGGGGCCGCTgccgccaccgccgcccccCAACTGCAGCAGGGGCCGGCCGAGGCCGAAGCCCGCCTCGGCCGGGGAGTCCTGCTTGGGGCTGTGCCGCGGGGAGCCCTCCTGCCGCGGGCCGGCCCCGGACGCCGGTGCGGGCGCCTGCTGCGCCTTCATCTTCAACAGGCGCTCGACAGCCACCTGTAAgggagaggggggggaaaacGGTGCTGGCAGTGGGGGGCCGCGTGCGCCCCTCGCCCAACCGGGCCCCCGTCCCGGCCGCCTCGGCAGGACGAGCCGCTCACCAGAATAGCGCCGTAGACCTTGTGCCCGTCGGCCTTGACCTGGGCATTGGAGACCGAGTAGTCGTCCAGCACCGCCTGCAGGTTGGCCCAGTAGGTGGGGAGATGGGGGTAAAGCACCCGCTCCACCGCCTGCGGAggggacagacggacagacgGATAGGCAAGCAGTAGCACGGGGCGGTCAGGGGCAACGCTGGGGCGGCGCGATCCCCTCTCCCACTCCCCTCACCTTCCAGCCCAGGGCGTGCAGCCCCACCACCGCGCCGTAGTGGGAGCAGAGCGGGCGCACGGGGTCGGCCAGCACCTTCTGTAGCGAGAGCAGGATTTGATGGTAGAGGCCACTCACCAGGTCGCCGTGGGTCCTGCGGGTGACAGGGCGGACGCTCCAGTCCCTGCTGCGGCAGGGCCGCCCCCATCAGCCCGCCAGGGACCCCCGCGCCCCGGGGAGGGTTCCCCCCACCAGAAGATGCGGCTAAGCAGCATGGCGGCGTAGTCACGCAGGGTCCAGTGGTCATTGAGGGGGTTGATGGAGgcggccaggggctccagcGCGCAGTACATGACGCTGGCGATCAGGCTGCGGACGTAGGAGcccaggcagaggaaggggtTCTGGATCAGGCTGCGGGCGATGTGCAACAGCCGGTTCAGCTGCTCCAGGTCGTGGCTCACCGATTTCACCTGCCGGCATCGCACCGGGGCCGGGCTCAGTGGGGAGCCACACCCCGCGCAGGCTCGGGGATACCCCCGTCCCCATCCCATTGCCTCTGCTCACCCCGCTGACCACGTAGACGAAGTAGGGCAGGAGGGCGGCGATCTTGGAGTTGGTCTGCAGGTCCTGCAGGGCCACCTGCGTGCGAGGATGCCGGCCACGGCGAGGAGGTGGTCAGCCCCGCTCAGggtggggtgcggggggggtCAGCCCCACTTGGTCGTGCTCAGGATTGGGGGGGGGTACTCCCACTGCCCCACCCCACCTTCATCAGCTGGGGGTCGTCGCCCAGCACCGCCCGGGTGACATGCTGGTAGTACTTCAGCAGGTCGTCCGTCAGCGTGGAGACGGCGCTGGGCACTGTGGAGGGGGGGGAACGGGGACGTCACCCCAAGGTCCGGCCCCGCCATGGGGAGGATGAGCCCCCCGGTCGCCCCCGCCACTCCTTACCAGCTCCCTGCGGCTCCAGGTTACCTTTTCCATCCAAGTAGGAGACGTGCACTGCAAGAGAGCACGGTGGTGACAATGAGCGCCGtgcctgcgccctgcccgcaccGGGGTCATGCAGgagcggggtgctgggggggcgaggggagccCCCCCCCTCACCTCGCACAGCCGTCTCAGCGCAGCCCTTGGGGATGTTGGTGGCCAGGGCCAGCTCCACCAGGTTGACCTCTCGGTCCTCCTGGAAGTAGAGCTCGCCCTCCTTGATGGCCCGGAATGGCAGCGCGTCCTGGGAGCCGTATCCGCACACcgcctggggggggggacactGTGGTGGcacacccccccctcccctccaggGCCACAGTGACCCGAGGGGACCCCCACCACTAGCACTGCCAGCGCTTGGGATGCGGTCCCACCAGCGTCCCCGGCCCCACCAGCGTCCCCGGCCCCACCAGCgtccccggccccgcagctCTGCGGGCGGGGTGGGAGGCAGCCGGGACCTCCCCCCCGGTACTGGGAGGCATGGGGGACCCCTACCCCAGTCCTGGTCCCCACAGGGAGACATGGAGGACCCCCCCCCTCCAGTCCAGCCCCAGCCGCCGCACCTCAACGTTGCTCCAGCGCAGCGCCCGGTTGAAGTCCTCCACAGTGAGTTTGCGTCGCCGCGTGTGTTTCATGAACTGGGAGCTGTTCTGCAGGGGCGGCACCGTTACCGGGACCAGGGCCGGTATCGGGACAGAGGCCTGGTGCAGGCCGCCCCGCCGTCCGTACCTGCGTGGCCTCCCGCAGCCGGTAGCAGACGTCCTCGGCCAGCAAGGCCGCCACCTCGTCGCTGAGCTCCAACCCAGTGCTCTCGGCCATCAACCGCACCGACTCCCGGGGCAGCTCCACGAAACGCCGCTCCTCCCGCTCCGACATGGCCGCGCTGCGCGCtctcccgccgggccccgcccaTTGAAGGCGGGGACATGCAAATCAAAGGGGCAGAGACCGAAAGGGATACCGGGAAGCCCCGCCGCTGCGGTCCCCGGGGTTCGGCGGGGGTCGGTGAATGTGGAACCCGGTGGGGCGGTGCGGGAGAGCGCGGGGAGGGAGCGTGGAGCGGAGCGGTCGGTCGGTGCGGTCGGTGGTGGGGCGGCCGTGAGGTGGAGGGCGGTGGGTGTTGGGTGGTGGGGGTGCGGTGGAGGTGACGGGTATCGCTTCTCGGCCTTTTGGCTAAGATCAAGTGTAGTATCTGTTCTTATCAGTTTAATATCTGATACGTCCTCGATGAGAGGACTTTATATTAAACGGGTTTTTGGGGCTGGGAGTTGGACGCGGAGCTTGCTCTTTCCGCTCCGCGCATCGTCCCGGTATTGCAGTGCCTCCGGGAACGGTGCACCCCTGCGGGGGACCCTTCGCTGGTCAAAGACAGAGTAGAGTCTCTAGGGGAGCTGTGTTCTTTATTCCCAGCTGCGTTTTGTTCTCAAGGAGGGTCTGCATGGAGGGTGCTGGATCGAGCACGGGTGGCATCGTCGGTACCCGCCCCGGTATCCCCGCGGCTCCCCCGTTCCGGGCCGAAGACCCTCAGCGCTTGCTACGGCGGCTCAGCTCTACCCGATCCCCTCACCCGGCCCCGCGCTGGGTCGTGCCCAGCGGCTCCGTATCGCTCCGGTACTGCTGAGCGAAGCCCCCGGCCTCGGTTTAGAGGATGAACCGAGGGACGGAGGCTCCGGCGCCGACAGCGCTGTGCCGAGGCGGACGCGGTACCCGCCGCCTCCCGCTGCGGGTGGGCCGCGGGGCTGGAGGGAGCCGGGGCTGAGGGCGGGGCGCCGGCGTGGGCGAGGCGAAACCCGGCCAATGAGATCGCCGCTACAGCGACGTATGCAAAATGCCGGGCGGAGGATGCAAATCGCCCCGGGGGATTGGGCGGGGCTGCGAGGGGGCGGAGCGAATGCAAAGTGCAGTGCGCAGAGTGCCAATCGGGTTGCCGcgaggaaaggaagaaggggcGGGGCGCACGGGAACAGGGGGCGGGGcatggggagcagggctgggtgtggggagggcggcggggcggggcgaaTGCGGATCGAGGGCGTGGCTACGCAAATCGGAGCACTCGCCGCCTCGAACGGGACGACGGGAGTCCCCCGCGGCTGCGGATCGGGGGTGCGGCGGGGCCGGTTCTTCCCGGGGACCCGGTGGGGCGGTGCGGGGGAGCGCGGGGAGGGAGCGTGGAGCGGAGCGGTGGTCGGTGCGGTCGGTGGTGGGGCGGCCGTGAGGTGGAGGGCGGTGGGTGTTGGGTGGTGGGGGTGCGGTGGAGGGGACAGGTATCGCTTCTCGGCCTTTTGGCTAAGATCAAGTGTAGTATCTGTTCTTATCAGTTTAATATCTGATACGTCCTCGATGAGAGGACTTTATATTAAACGGATTTTTGGGGCTGGGAGTTGGACGCGGAGCTTGCTCCTTCCGCTCCGCGCATCGTCCCGGTATTGCAGTGCCTCCGGGAACGGTGCACCCCCGCGGGGGACCCTTCACTGGTCAAAGACAGAATAAGTCGTCACTGTGACGTTTTCCTTCTCCCGTTAACGTGTCTCTTCCCCCGGTAGACATCGTCGGTGCTCGccgtcccccctccccaccccgctcccctcagTGTCTCAGCTCCCTCCATCCTTCGGCCACCGTCCCCCCCGCCGCTTCTCTGCCCAGTGACTGCAGACACTCGGCCGAGCTACCgaaaaaaagagctaaaatCGATTATTTCGCGGGTTACCGAAGGCCGGAGTCCATCCCGGGGAGGGAGGGACCCCCTCGGCTATCGTGGGGTGGCCCAGCCAGCGTTGCCTTAGCTCTCAGGCGGGGCGCTGGAACCCGTCACggacattttcctttcattgccTCTACAGATGATCCGAAGCATCACCAGCGCAGCCACGCGTGAGATCGACGTCAGAGCCCGTCTGTCTTCGTGGACGAGCCGCGTCACCAAGCCCGCAGTCAGTAAGGCGTGCGTCTGTCTGTCGTGGGGAGCACACGCAGAGCCGTGCTTGCAGCGGAGCTCTCGGAGCGCTACGCTCCGTTTTGGGTAGCAAGCGAGTCATTTTTCTATCCTTAAGAGACATAAGAGTGCAATAGGGGCGGCTCTTTCCtatagtttttttttcctttccccgCCGGTTCTGCTGGTCGCCTGACTCCCGCTTTCCCGGTTGGTTTCCACCTTCTCGGGCTATTTTCCACCTTCCCACCGATGATAAGCGTCATGGGTCAGGGCTGTACCGGGGTCTCTCACGCTCCCGGGCCGCCGTGGGTACCGGGGCCGTTGCTCGGGCTTTATTTCCCGGAGAGCCGTCTCCTGCGGCAGCAAACGCATATACTACGGATCGGGGGAAAGGAAGTTCTCCCTTACGGGACTCAGTTACCTCATCTGTCTTTGACCAGTGAAGGGTCCCCCGCAGGGGTGCACCGTTCCCGGAGGCACTGCAATACCGGGACGATGCGCGGAGCGGAAGGAGCAAGCTCCGCGTCCAACTCCCAGCCCCAAAAATCCGTTTAATATAAAGTCCTCTCATCGAGGACGTATCAGATATTAAACTGATAAGAACAGATACTACACTTGATCTTAGCCAAAAGGCCGAGAAGCGATACCCGTCCCCTCCACCGCACCCCCACCACCCAACACCCACCGCCCTCCACCTCACGGCCGCCCCACCACCGCTCGCACCGACCGACCGCTCCGCTCCACGCTCCCTCCCCGCGCTCCCCCGCACCGCCCCACCGGGTCCCCGGGAAGAACCGGCCCCGCCGCACCCCCGATCCGCAGCCGCGGGGGTCTCCCAGCGGCCCGTTCGAGCCTGGTAGGGCTCGATTAGCATAGACACGCCCCGGCTTTGCACGAACCACGCCCCCTCAGGCTCCGCCAGCCACGGCGAGTCGCACGCCCCGCCCCCAGCTTCCTACTCGCCACGCCCCCCGGGCGTCTCTTGGCGACACGCCCCGCACTCGGAGTCGCATTCCCCCGCCCCTTCGTCGTCCccaaacagaatcacagaatcacagaatcactacggttggaaaacacctgtaagatcatcaagtccaacctaaaaaaacaaaaaccaccacacaacaacaacaagccacaacacaccaaaaaccaacccacccaacaccacacagaatcacagaatcacagaatcagtacggttggaaaagacctgtaagatcatcgagtccaacctgaaaaaaaaaaaaacaaaaaaaaaacaccaccaaaaaaaaaaaaacccacaaaaagaaaaaccacaaaacccacgccacacaacaacaacaacaagccacaacccacccaacaccacacagcaccatgcccatcaagctacatcccacaatgccacatccacacgctccttgaatacctccagggagggtgactccaccacctccctgggcagcctattccagtgtttcactactctctcagtaaagaactttttcctaatatccagcctgaacctcccctggcgcaacttgaggccgtttcctcttgtcctgtcactagtcacttgggaggagagaccaacacccacctcaccacaaccccctttcaggcagttgtagagagcgatgaggtctcccctcagcctcctcttctccagactgaacaaccccagctccctcagccgctcctcatcagacttgtgctccagacccctcaccagcttcgtcgcccttctctggacacgttccagcacctcagtgtccttcttgtagtgaggggcccaaaactgaacacaggattcgaggtgcggcctcaccagagccgagtacagaggcacgatcacctccctgctcctgctggccacaccatttctgatacaggccaggatgccgttggccttcttggccacctgggcacactgctggctcatattcagccgggtgtcggtcaacacccccaggtccttttccgcgggggaactttccagccactcatccccaagcctgtaccGTTGCCTGgcgttgttgtggccaaagtgcaggacccggcacttggccttattgaacttcatccagttggcctcagcccatcgatccagcctgtccagatccctctgcagagccttcctaccctcgagcagatcaacactccctcccaacttggtgtcgtctgcaaacttgctgagggagcactcaatcccctcatccagatcatcaatgaagatattaaacaagaccggtcccaaaactgagccctgggggactccgcttgtgaccggccgccagctggatttcaccccattcaccacgactctctgaGCTCGCCCCCCGTTCCCATACGCCCCGCCCCTTCGCCGGGTCCTCGCACGGTCACCGTGAGTGCCACGCTCCGCCCCTCTATTTGCATTCGCTCCGCCCCAATCCCCGCAACAACACCCTCGAGGCGATTGGCGTGCACCCGCCGGCTTTTTGCATAAGCCAAGTTCGCGGCGATCTCATTGGCCTGGGACCGCCCCGC includes:
- the TMEM179B gene encoding transmembrane protein 179B, with translation MAVSVLQLAELALHGAAFLCGIVCASALTVAQGEFGGWCILYGTVSWNGTALVPKSFSHISLCYFVSVVSVVVALYCFSSLLYGIYSCCTDESQWDRTWLSIALVAAFIILFFLLISACILRVGMDAFCASIMQTKSLSSCQEAEHKPWESYSPTRFYSNLYSAQASAWVNVFLWCLLTARLLVQRRREAPFPLLRRNDPEWSAETEAIFRGRPIRP
- the TAF6L gene encoding TAF6-like RNA polymerase II p300/CBP-associated factor-associated factor 65 kDa subunit 6L, with translation MSEREERRFVELPRESVRLMAESTGLELSDEVAALLAEDVCYRLREATQNSSQFMKHTRRRKLTVEDFNRALRWSNVEAVCGYGSQDALPFRAIKEGELYFQEDREVNLVELALATNIPKGCAETAVRVHVSYLDGKGNLEPQGAVPSAVSTLTDDLLKYYQHVTRAVLGDDPQLMKVALQDLQTNSKIAALLPYFVYVVSGVKSVSHDLEQLNRLLHIARSLIQNPFLCLGSYVRSLIASVMYCALEPLAASINPLNDHWTLRDYAAMLLSRIFWTHGDLVSGLYHQILLSLQKVLADPVRPLCSHYGAVVGLHALGWKAVERVLYPHLPTYWANLQAVLDDYSVSNAQVKADGHKVYGAILVAVERLLKMKAQQAPAPASGAGPRQEGSPRHSPKQDSPAEAGFGLGRPLLQLGGGGGGSGPTSASAPVPPTLSLHDMYRELYDFFGDSLAARFGTGLPPAALPPPGTPEGTRKEPPAFGGEGAARKMPQLTASATVSPREEESPRGEPPAGRPALHRPASLARPRGAPRQPGHRPGARDVFQKCRFAPRGAPRFSFVIAGRQAGRRCQGRLFQTSFPQHHGPGHISRYAQKLPMIGRTTRPARRWPRAEYSLHLLL